Part of the Triticum urartu cultivar G1812 chromosome 2, Tu2.1, whole genome shotgun sequence genome, GTTAAACCTTCGCAATAACATCAAAGCATATGCAACAAAATGATAATGCATACATAAAACATGCAAGTAGGTCAGAATCATGTGAAATACAAAAATTTGCAACTTATTATGCTGCTCTAGAAACCGATCAATAGTTTCCGTGTTGAACTTTATTAATGTGTGTTACAGACTTAAATTTGTTTCCCCCTCTATACGACAAAAGTATCCTACAAAACAAGAGCACCAGGACATGCATACAGGTAATGTAGAATAAGTCAGAACTCAGAGCTACAATTAGCACCATATGAATCAACAATCTGAATCACAGTCAACTTCTTTTACCAGACAGAAAGTAAACATCTAGATACAACAATAGCTACAGAGGTACAATGACTAACGGCTAATCTCAAGAATGTATTTAGGTACAATCAAGCTGCTGCATTGTTTGACACAAGAACACACACAAGATCGTTGATAAAAAAATTACGGTAAGGAAAAATGTAACCAACTTCAAATGAAAAACAAAAGGTCGATGACTTCCTGTTTAGCAGTAACCTAAGTCAACTTCACTTTTTTTTATATCTTCTATTGTAGATCCAAAGCAATGTTAAGATCTTTTAGACACCCCACATACATATTTTATCAATAGCAGTCAAAGCTGTACATGTATCTTTTAGTCATAACGAGATGCGTGTATTTTTCAGTCATACCCAGCAAAGCAAGCAACTTCCTAGTTACAGAAAAAGGACTTCCATGCTTGCAGTCTGGTTCAGCCTGAATAGATGCAAAAGACTGGAATATGTCTATGGATGAAATTCTTATAGTTGTTACATGTAAGGAAGTGCTGCTCTGGAGTGCATCTTCTCTATCATGCTTCAGGAACAGGCTAATGAAAGATCTGAAATTACAACTCCAGAAGCAAAGCATGGGCTAGGGCAATGACAGCATTCAACCACAAGCCCAAGCCTATACTTAACTAGGCCCGGATCCATTAAACCCTAAAAGGACCAAGAAATGGAACTATCTGCCCTTGTAGAATCCAGTGTCAAGGATTGAATCATGGGGGATGCCAAGCCTCATAGATATCAAGTCCAATTTCAATATAAGAAAGAGGTATATACAAAGCAAAATGACCATTTATGATCCCAGATGggtgagacattttggtcttctACTTACAGAACAAAGCTGGCATCATTCTATATGCTGTAAATCATGTCCACCAGATCAAATTTTCAAACTATGTGCTCATTTCCTAAGATCAAATTAGAGAACATTTTTAGACATAGCAAAACAGTGTATATCTGAAGATGCAGCAAACTATGAAGAAAAAACGAAGACAATGTAATACAAGAAGATGATTAAGTTAAGACAGGAGAAACTATCTGGAGTACCACTGTAAATAATAACTGTTTAGTACCACTGTAAATAATACAAAGATGCTCTAAAATAAAAATACTACCCAAACTATGAAAAATCAACGCTGCAATGAGATGCGACACAATATCAAAGTCCAGATTGGCCATAGCCCAGCGCACCTTTTCAACACAACAGTTCAGTACTTTGACAAGCGCAAAAGTGTAGAAAAAATTCATGGACATATATAACCTTATTCAAGAATTGAAATGCCAAAATCAACTAGACATAATCAAATTAGACATTCCAAGGGGCAATTTATGCGTTTGCTGATATGTGCTCAACAGTCCTAACTGAAAATcccaacaacaacaaagcctttagtcccaaacaagttggggtaggctagaggtgaaacccataagatctcgcgaccaactcatggctctggcacatggatagcaagcttcctaACTGAAAATCCCAAACAAGACAAACTGCAAAAAGTTGGGATGTACTCTAATTAGACAGTGTACTGATTCTAGGGACAAAATTTCAAGGATCAAAGTGCAGATTGGCCATAGCCCAGCGCACCTTTCAACACAACAGTTTAGTACTTTGACAAGGGCAAACTGTAGATAAAATTCATAGACATATAATCTTATTCAATAATTAAAATACCAAAATCAACTAGACATAGTCAAATTAGACATTTCAAGGGGCAACTTACTGTCTTTGCTGATGTGTGCTAAATAGTCCTAACTGAAAATCCCAACACAGACAAACTACAAAATAAAGTGGCGGTTTACTCTAACTAGACAGGTGTACTGACTCTAGGGATAAAATTTCAAGGATCAAGGTGATGCTTATATGTTAAACCTTCACAATACTATCAAAGCATATGCAACACAATGATAATGCACATGAAACATTCAAGTAGGTCAGAATCATGTGAAACACAAACAACATTTGCAACATACTATGCTGCTCTAGGTACCAGCCAGTAATTTCTGTGTTCACCTACTCAAGTGCATTGTAGACTTCAATTTGTTTCCCCGTCATACAACAAAAGGATCCTACAGAACAAAAGCAACAGGACGTGCATACGGGTAATGTAGAATAAGTCAGAACTCAGAGCAACAGTTAGCATCATATGAATCAACAAACTGAATCACAGTAAACTTCTTTTACCAGACAGAAAGTAAACATCTAGATACAACAATAGCTACAGAGGTACAATGAAGAACAGCTCATCTCAAGAATGTATTTAAGTACAATCAAGCTGCTGCATTGCTTgacacacgcacgcacacacacaggGTGGTTGATACCAAATTACAGTAACGCAAAATGTTAACTAACTTCAAATGAAAAACAAAAGGGTATGGACTAGATACCAGTCTATCGCATTTGTCTTGTGAAAGCATTTGTCCTGTAGAAGCACATATAACACCTGTGTAGCACTGGCAGGGAAAAGGCCGCCAGATTTTAGTACTCATAGCTCAAATTCATCATCCAACTTGAGTGCTTCAGCTGCTGCctcttcctcatcatcatcaaTGGCAAAGTATGGGTTATGCACCTCAGGCCGGAACCTGTACCCAGTGAATACATAGAATGCAAGGGTGGCAATCTCTCCAGCCACAACGCTTGTCCAGAGATACCGGTACGAGGTGATGGTCACCAACGCGTACACCACAACACGTGTGAAGTAAATGTAGCAGATGACAACCACGTAGTACTGGCGGAAAAGGGTGAGCTTCATCAGGTTCACTGCTGCTTTCCCATCGGAGCGGGCAGCCTCCCGGAGGTTCTTGATTGACCACACAATCGGGAAGAGAATGGCACAGCAGCAGACCACATCCACCAGCAGGAATATCTGCCTCCAGGTGACCCAGTCTCGGGCATACGGCCCAGATTCATCGATGACCACTTGCGCAATGTTGGCCACTACCTGCAGGGGGATGACGACCATGAGCACCTTCTTCTCACGGTCCGCCAGGTAGGGCTTGAGGAAGGACCAGCCAGTGCCGATGAGCACAATGAGCGTGAAGAGCGAGATCCCCTTGAGGAAGCTGAAGATGTAGAAGAGCACATCCCAGCCGTGGGCGGTGCCGGTGCGCTCGATGTAGGACTTGTCCTCGGCCTCGGCGAGGAGGTTGAAGCCCTTGAGCACGAGCACGGCGAGCATGAAGTAGTGGATCCGGAAGACGGCGGTGCGCTTGCGCAGCAGGATGGAGACCCAGGCGGCGGCGAGCGCGGCGTAGACGACGCAGAAGAGGAAGTAGATGGAGGGCAGCGCGGAGGAGCCGACGGAGAGGTAGGCGCGCTGGCCGGTGACGGGGTCGACGTTGTACATGGCGGAGCTGACGTCCATGGAGACCCGGAGGTCGCCGCCGGCGCCGGCGAGGCAGTTGGCAAAGACGAGCGTGTACTGGCCGGGCTCGGTGACGTGGAAGGCGTGGGTGAAGGAGGAGGAGCGGGCGACCGGGACGCCGGCGGGGTTGGCGGGCGGGCGGAGGCGGTCGAAGGAGTAGGCGAGCCTGACGAGGTCGGACTGGAGCGCGCAGGTGACCTCCAGGTCCTGGAGCTGGCGGAGGACGTGCACCCAGGCGTCGAGGGTGGAGAGGAAGAAGCCGAACTGGGAGAGGTCGAGGTCCGGGGAGGCCGGCGGGTCGAAGGCGATGCCGGTCACGTTGAGCTCCAGCACGCCCTGGTTGGAGAAGCCGAACTCGTCGAGCGGGATGATGGTGCGCGGGTCGGCCCGGATCGCCGTCGCCCGGATCTCGGCCGCCGCAGGGGCCGCGAGCGCCAGCAGGACGGCCAGGAGAGccgcggcgagcggcgcggcggcggcggccatcgGCGGCGGTTGGTGCGATctgggggtggggggaggggaggggggcggaGACGGTGAGATTTGGGATTTGGTGGGCACGCGGTCGCGTGATTTGTCGGTAAAGGCAGCGAGCGGGCTGAGGGCTGAGGGCTCCGTCGGTCCGGCCGGCCCGACGACGACGAGGAGACCCTCTTAGAAATTTTCCTCTTTTAAATCGGCTCAGATTCAAGGCTCATTCGGCTCACAGGATTTCCATGTTCAAAAAGGATTTCCAAATTACAAAATTGTATCTTCTCTATCTCTATCTCCATCTCTAACTCTACCTTTATCTTCATATCTCTATCTCTAAGTATTAAAGGCAAGTTGATAGGATTATCCTCACCTCCTTCCCCATGCATTAAATCAAATTGATATTTCCATGTCCTACTCAAAACAACGTCAtgtatttttattttatttctttgaAAGTAACAATGGCATGTGTTAACCAGATCAGATTCCACCAAAACTGCATCCTGCCTTAACTCAACGAAATCAAATCAAGTATCACGAAAAACTCAATAAGTCAAAACTTTTGTTGCCTCCCCCTACGCATACTCAAATCAAACCAAAATCTTACCAAGCGCATGGTGGGTGTAAGCTTATGTCAGACACGACTGATGTTGAACCGTTAAATTATGTTGCCCCTGTTGCAACACACGAATAATTAGCTACTCCCTCCGACTAAAGATGCGACAATTAATGTGGATCAGGGGAGTGGTAGAATTGAAATGTAATGTCCACTTTGATCCTTGTAAATTTTTCGTGATACCTTACCTAATGCTAAGGATCATTAGAAATCAGGCCAACCCTAAATAATCTAGTACCTTCATTCTTGTGAAACGAATGTTATGCATCAAAAAAAATAAGGATAAAAAACCTACAAACATAATGAGCCTTAAGCAATGTTCAGATGAATTATTGCCTACATACGAGATTTTTCTTATGTCTACATAGATAGAGTACCGTTAAAACCATATGATTAATTTTATGCCCCGATGCTAATCTCAAAATATCAATCAACTTAATGCGTAAATTTAAAGAAAAATATCGGTTACTTACAATACTGAAACATGTTGATGATTTATAGAACAACAGTCACAAGTTATAGTCTAAGTATGTTTCTTCTCCTTTATCCTTTCATCCCCCTCTCTCATGGCCTTCAGCGGCGTCATGTCAGATTGTCGCCTTTCCTCGGTTTGGCATTTTTCTAATACCATATACAATGCATGGTGCTTAAATGGGTTTTTAGAAAAATAAATTAGTTTTTACTTAAGAAGCAATGCTCATTTTTTAGAGTGCATACACTTAGTTTAATTAGGCACCTACTATAGAAATAAGTATTGGTGTTTAGGAAAAAGTAGTCTATTTTTTAAGCAACTCTCTTAGCATGTCGCATTGTACAGGTCTAATCCCCGATAGGTGTTCCCTGGCTTCAACTTTTTTATAATCATCTCCTCCCGTATTCAACTATAAGGGTAGTAGCATCATTTACAATCATGGAAAGCACCACATCCGAGGGTGAATCCATCCAAACACTAGGAGGAGAGAATCTAGCTAACCTAGCTAGTTCGTGAGCAACTTGATTATTTTCTCTCTTACAATGACATATAAAACATGATTGAAATCTAAAACCATGAAATAACAATCATCAAATATGTCACTTGCGACGGAGGATGAGATACCATCTTTCAAGGACGAAACCACCTCTTCACTATCCGTGTTTATCTCAATTTTGCTGCATCCAGCGGATCGAGCTAGGTTCATACCTGGCTTCAACTCTTCATATAAATGCTGGCGATTATTCCTTTTTTAAGTAGCATTTCTTATATTTTTGGGCGACCAATCCAATCTATTCACTTTGTATATCATATACAAACTAAAAACAATGTGGTCTAGTGTGCCAACTTTATGAATTGTCATTTTCAACTATTGTATCGATAATAAAATCTTAGGAAGCTAAGGTTAATAAATGGACAGAAAAAATATTTTTCATCCGTCAACTGTACCGAAAGCCTAAACATTGTCCCTCACTAAATAAAGTATAAAAATATAGTCCCTTGACTTGTGAAAAAACAGATACTTTTGGCCCCTCGTGCAAGTTTCGAGAGGTTTCATGAAGACCTGGTCTAGTTTTGACttgaaaaaaagttcatgtaGTCCCCATGTGCGGTTTTTGTAATTAATGACAATCCCTATGGACTAATGTTGCATTGAGATATACATTTGAAGGAAAGTTTCATTGGCAATGCATAAAGAATATCGGATGAATTGAAGGATGAAATTCATCAACACAAACATATGCATCGAGACTTAATAATGAGTGACAATTCCTATGGAGTAACAATGGCATCAAGTTATGTATGAAGATTGTTCCATGGGTAATGCAACAAGAAGATTGAATGGATTCAGAATGAATGTCATCTACATATGGTTGTGCATCAAGAATGAGTTCAAAATGATTGAATCAAATATGATTGAGATGAATTCCATGTGAACGAGATGTGATCAAAATGGAATTCGTTGGAGGATCTGAAAAGTTGTCATGCTTCAACTTATGAGTTGGACTATAATGGATCAAGATCTTGAGAGGAGATTAAAGATAAAAATGATATATGTGGCTTGAAGATGAGATCATGATGAGTTCATTGAGCCATGGTTGGTCAAGTCGTGAAGCAGGTAATTCAAGTGAAGAATTCATCGTGCCTCTCAAGAGATTGTGATGGAGCATGGGTAATAGCAAGTGATGACCAATAGGATACTCGTGTAGAGAACCCAATATGGCCATGACAAATTGAGTTATTAATGATAATGTTTTGAAGTTATGAAGTAATGGGAATCATTCAATGTGGCTTTCAAGACATAAATATAGATCATGGAGTAAAGATATATAAAGGCTGATCAAGATAAAGATCGACGATTGAATTCTAAATGGTCAACACATAAGCACAAATCATGTGCCACATGGTATTGTGTGGTACCgcattaaagcgggcgaaagccgttcatccgagcagtgcatgaCAACCACTACGAaaagggacgatgtcgaagatcaaatctttgcttcggaagttgtctggAGAGCCGAATATGTCTTCCAGCGTTAAGGAGCCCGTGCGGCGGGCCTCCACGccgggtatcactcctttaaaggtaatgttgctaggcttgattcttgacgggtcgatgcccatcttgcggaCAGTATCTTGATAGATCAAGTTGAGGCTACCACcgtcgtccataaggactctgGTGAGATGGTGTCCGTCAATGATAGGATCGAGCACCAGGGCCACCGAACCTCTGTGACAGATACTGGttggatggtccctgcgatcaaaagtgattgggcaagctaaccatgggttgaattttggggcgagaGGCTCTACGGCGTAGATGTCCCTTAATGcgcgtttgcgctccctcttggagATGTGGGTGAcatatatatcatgttcaccgttttcacctcggggggggggggggggacttcATTTGTCCCCCAGTGTTCGAAGGGCAAGGctcatcatcgtcctcgctttgcaGTCCCTTCCCCTTATGTTCGGTATTTAATTTACTGtcctgtttaaaaacccagcagtttctgttggtgtggttggcagGCTTGTCAGGGGCGCCATGGATCTGGCAAGGCCTATCCATTATTTTGTCTAAATTAGATGGACCATCCctatttcctttgaatggcttcttccgctgaccgggtttagagccgctgaatccggcgtttaccgccgtatcCTCCCTTTCTTTGTTGTTGTTCTGACGCTTGTTTTTGCCGCGTCGTGGccttccattgccatccctggcCTCGGAGGTGCCGAGGTCGTTGGtactgttgcttctacgagctaaCCAGCTATCTTTGCACACACataagcgggtcataagtgtagTAAGAGCTGCCATAgtcttcggcttttcctgactgaggtgtcgggcgagccattcatcaagGACGAtgtgcttaaatgccgctaaggctttggcgtccggacagtcgacgagtTGGTTCTTTTGAATTAAGAATCGAGTCCAAAGTTTGTGGGCTGACTCTCCGagttgctggactatgtgacttaGGCCATCAGCGTCTGGTGGCTggacataagtgccctgaaagttgtcccGAAAAGCGTCTTCTAAGTCCTCCTAGTTGCCAATGGAGTTTTTTTGGGAGGCTATTCAACCAGTGATGTGCTGGTCCTTTTAGCTTTAgagggaggtatttaatggcgtggagatcgtctccgcgggccatgtgaatgtgtagaagaaaatcttcaatccatacagcgggatctgtcaTTCCATCGTATGgctcaatgtttacgggtttaaacccttcagGAAACTGGTGCTGCATTACCTCGTCGGTAAAGCACATAGGGTGCGCGGCGCCTCTATACCGGGCTACATCGCGACAGAGTTCAGATGACATATGAGTTCGGGGCTGACCCCAGACTTGGTTATGGTTGTCGTGCCAGGCCT contains:
- the LOC125537542 gene encoding protein CANDIDATE G-PROTEIN COUPLED RECEPTOR 7; translation: MAAAAAPLAAALLAVLLALAAPAAAEIRATAIRADPRTIIPLDEFGFSNQGVLELNVTGIAFDPPASPDLDLSQFGFFLSTLDAWVHVLRQLQDLEVTCALQSDLVRLAYSFDRLRPPANPAGVPVARSSSFTHAFHVTEPGQYTLVFANCLAGAGGDLRVSMDVSSAMYNVDPVTGQRAYLSVGSSALPSIYFLFCVVYAALAAAWVSILLRKRTAVFRIHYFMLAVLVLKGFNLLAEAEDKSYIERTGTAHGWDVLFYIFSFLKGISLFTLIVLIGTGWSFLKPYLADREKKVLMVVIPLQVVANIAQVVIDESGPYARDWVTWRQIFLLVDVVCCCAILFPIVWSIKNLREAARSDGKAAVNLMKLTLFRQYYVVVICYIYFTRVVVYALVTITSYRYLWTSVVAGEIATLAFYVFTGYRFRPEVHNPYFAIDDDEEEAAAEALKLDDEFEL